From a single Flavobacteriales bacterium genomic region:
- the rplC gene encoding 50S ribosomal protein L3, with product MSGLIGRKIGMTSIYLEDGKNIACTVVEAGPCVVTQVKTVEKDGYAALQLGYGDKTEKNVSNPLKGHFKKAKTTPKSELVEFDLFGEELGLGDSIGIDIFEEGDWVDVAGTSKGKGFQGVVKRHGFHGVGGQTHGQHNRERAPGSIGGASYPGRVFKGMRMAGQTGNVRVTMQNLRVIKVLAEKNLLILKGSLPGSNGSIVTIEK from the coding sequence ATGTCTGGATTAATTGGTAGAAAAATAGGAATGACAAGTATTTACCTTGAAGATGGTAAAAACATAGCTTGTACAGTTGTTGAAGCTGGTCCTTGTGTTGTTACACAAGTGAAAACTGTTGAAAAAGATGGCTACGCAGCTCTTCAATTAGGATATGGAGATAAAACGGAAAAGAACGTTTCGAATCCCTTGAAAGGACATTTTAAGAAAGCTAAGACTACTCCTAAATCTGAGTTGGTAGAATTCGATTTGTTTGGTGAGGAATTAGGATTAGGAGATTCAATTGGGATTGATATTTTTGAAGAAGGTGACTGGGTTGATGTTGCAGGTACTTCAAAAGGAAAAGGATTTCAAGGTGTTGTAAAAAGACATGGCTTCCATGGTGTTGGTGGTCAAACACACGGACAGCATAATAGAGAAAGAGCGCCGGGTTCAATTGGTGGTGCATCTTATCCAGGACGAGTATTTAAAGGTATGAGAATGGCTGGTCAAACTGGGAATGTGCGTGTAACTATGCAGAATTTAAGAGTAATAAAAGTACTAGCGGAAAAAAATCTATTGATTTTGAAGGGATCACTTCCAGGATCAAATGGTTCAATAGTTACGATAGAAAAATAG
- the rpsJ gene encoding 30S ribosomal protein S10 yields the protein MAQRIRIKLKSYDHNLVDKSAEKIVKTVKSTGAVVSGPIPLPTRKNIYTVIKSPHVYKKGREQFQLCAHKRLMDIYNSTSKTVDALMSLELPSGVEVEIKA from the coding sequence ATGGCACAAAGAATTAGAATTAAGTTAAAATCGTATGATCATAATTTGGTAGATAAATCTGCTGAGAAGATTGTAAAGACTGTAAAGAGTACAGGGGCTGTAGTAAGTGGGCCAATTCCATTACCTACAAGAAAAAATATTTACACTGTGATTAAATCACCACACGTGTATAAGAAAGGACGTGAGCAGTTTCAGTTATGTGCACACAAAAGGTTAATGGATATCTACAATTCCACTTCTAAGACTGTAGATGCGTTAATGAGTTTAGAATTACCTAGCGGGGTAGAAGTTGAAATCAAAGCATAA